A genomic region of Methanosarcina thermophila TM-1 contains the following coding sequences:
- the fpoI gene encoding F420H2 dehydrogenase subunit FpoI: MVLKNIKYAVRTITRPPVTRMYPEKPTELSDRFRGLQILDKSKCIGCGICANTCPNAAIQIVKAPIAPGSEKQRWFPQIDIGHCLFCGLCIDQCPKGALSSGKEYAKGLIKWRHKDLLMTPEKLAREVDLEKGDER; the protein is encoded by the coding sequence ATGGTTCTTAAAAACATTAAATACGCGGTTAGAACTATCACAAGGCCTCCCGTTACCAGAATGTATCCGGAAAAACCTACAGAACTTTCCGACCGGTTCAGGGGGCTTCAGATACTTGATAAAAGTAAATGCATAGGCTGCGGCATCTGCGCCAATACCTGCCCTAACGCCGCAATCCAGATCGTAAAAGCTCCTATTGCACCAGGCAGTGAGAAACAACGTTGGTTCCCCCAGATTGACATAGGACACTGCCTTTTCTGCGGGCTTTGTATAGACCAGTGCCCAAAAGGCGCGCTTTCAAGTGGTAAGGAATACGCTAAAGGGCTCATTAAATGGAGACATAAAGACTTGCTTATGACCCCTGAGAAACTCGCCAGAGAAGTCGATCTTGAGAAAGGTGACGAGAGATGA
- the fpoL gene encoding F420H2 dehydrogenase subunit FpoL — protein sequence MVKTALEEYAFLIPLLPALAFVITFFFGKKMPSGGAVVPILAIAASFIISLVITLRLLANPEEVVSQSYSWFAVLNIGILIDPLAAVMLSMVSFVSLLIHIYAVSYMSHDPGKPRYFAETALFTAAMLSLVLSDNILQFFVSWELVGLCSYLLIGFWYEKPSAAAAAKKAFLTTRVGDVMFLTGIILLTSDLLKLAGGFQDGTYLLRFDEIFSYIPQLSALQANIFGFEVSHLTIITLLFFGGAIGKSGQFPLHVWLPDAMEGPTTVSALIHAATMVTAGVYLVARTFPMFIAAPESLMVVAYLGGFTALFAGTMGIVMNDLKRVLAYSTISQLGYMMLGLGMGSAIGLEAVGISIFHLINHAFFKALLFLCAGSVIHAVGTQDMRELGGVGKVMPITAVTMAIAALALAGFGIPGTSIGTSGFFSKDAIIEAAYIFGEHSNNWIPYLFSIAAALLTSIYIFRLIFMTFTGKPRSDYHGHESPAIMTIPLSILAVFALVFGGLTQTGFMAFLEETFVNTFVNLDIGSLAGIGGYELVEAAGHEPLLVLWIPLIVAVAGLAVAFVIYYLRIIKLGPLASMKNPVYRLLYKRYYQHEIYTEFFSLGIIYGVVALLTQVLDVIVDSIVEGIGILTVGISEELRRIQTGVVQTYATALVAGVSLLIILVKLIMEVL from the coding sequence GTGGTAAAAACGGCTCTGGAAGAGTATGCATTTTTAATCCCCCTGCTTCCTGCACTGGCTTTTGTAATCACCTTCTTCTTCGGCAAAAAAATGCCGTCAGGCGGTGCAGTCGTTCCTATCCTGGCAATTGCTGCCTCCTTCATAATCTCTTTAGTGATTACGCTCAGGCTACTGGCAAACCCGGAAGAGGTTGTAAGCCAGTCCTATTCCTGGTTTGCAGTGCTCAATATTGGAATATTAATTGACCCTCTGGCTGCAGTAATGCTGTCAATGGTCTCCTTTGTGAGCCTGCTTATCCATATCTATGCAGTCAGCTATATGTCCCATGACCCGGGAAAACCCAGATACTTTGCAGAAACTGCGCTCTTTACTGCGGCAATGCTTTCCCTTGTGCTTTCGGACAATATTCTTCAATTCTTTGTCTCCTGGGAACTTGTAGGGTTATGTTCCTATCTCCTTATTGGATTCTGGTACGAAAAGCCCTCAGCTGCAGCCGCTGCCAAGAAAGCTTTCCTGACAACAAGGGTCGGGGATGTGATGTTCCTTACTGGAATAATCTTACTGACTTCCGATCTTCTGAAACTTGCAGGAGGTTTCCAGGACGGAACATACCTGCTCCGATTCGATGAAATCTTTAGCTATATCCCTCAGCTTTCCGCGCTTCAGGCAAATATTTTCGGATTTGAGGTAAGCCACCTTACTATCATTACCCTGCTCTTCTTCGGAGGAGCCATAGGAAAATCCGGGCAGTTTCCCCTGCATGTATGGCTTCCTGATGCAATGGAAGGCCCAACAACCGTCTCAGCCCTTATTCATGCTGCAACAATGGTTACTGCCGGGGTCTACCTGGTCGCAAGAACCTTCCCGATGTTTATTGCAGCCCCTGAATCCCTTATGGTGGTTGCCTATCTCGGAGGCTTTACCGCGCTTTTTGCAGGCACTATGGGCATTGTAATGAACGACCTCAAACGTGTGCTTGCTTACTCAACCATAAGCCAGCTAGGGTACATGATGCTCGGTCTTGGAATGGGTTCAGCAATAGGGCTTGAAGCCGTCGGCATTTCCATATTCCACCTTATCAACCATGCTTTCTTCAAAGCGCTTCTTTTCCTCTGCGCAGGAAGCGTAATCCATGCCGTCGGCACACAGGATATGAGGGAGCTCGGAGGCGTAGGAAAGGTAATGCCGATTACGGCAGTCACTATGGCAATTGCAGCCTTGGCTCTTGCAGGGTTTGGAATTCCAGGGACTTCAATAGGAACAAGCGGCTTCTTCTCAAAGGATGCAATTATTGAAGCTGCCTATATTTTTGGAGAGCACAGCAACAACTGGATTCCCTACCTGTTCTCGATTGCAGCTGCACTCCTCACGTCGATTTACATCTTCAGGCTGATCTTCATGACCTTTACTGGAAAGCCCAGAAGTGACTATCATGGACACGAGTCCCCTGCCATTATGACCATCCCCCTTTCCATTCTGGCAGTCTTTGCCCTAGTGTTTGGAGGGCTGACACAGACAGGGTTTATGGCTTTCCTTGAGGAGACCTTTGTCAACACTTTCGTGAATCTTGATATAGGAAGCCTTGCAGGCATCGGCGGATATGAGCTTGTAGAGGCAGCAGGGCATGAGCCTCTTCTTGTCCTGTGGATTCCTTTGATTGTAGCCGTTGCAGGTCTTGCAGTCGCTTTTGTAATCTATTATCTGAGGATAATCAAACTCGGGCCTCTCGCTTCAATGAAGAATCCGGTTTACAGGCTGCTCTACAAACGCTATTACCAGCACGAGATCTATACCGAGTTCTTCTCACTCGGAATAATATACGGTGTAGTTGCTCTTCTTACTCAGGTGCTTGATGTAATAGTTGACAGCATCGTGGAAGGAATCGGAATTCTTACAGTCGGTATAAGTGAGGAACTCCGGAGAATTCAGACCGGAGTTGTCCAGACTTATGCAACTGCCTTAGTTGCGGGTGTGAGTTTGCTAATTATACTTGTTAAGTTAATAATGGAGGTACTCTGA
- a CDS encoding ATP-dependent nuclease, with protein sequence MKIKQLEIDGFRCLCNLTIAFENDITLIVGENDSGKSSIISCLNLFTEDYSLELDDFNYGREEIEVKLVTEDFEFIKKYSKEKFPDSSFIIKPSQKFIQETKEFLNSLPGSLTEAQESKIKDLAKMFGLTVRVNSSIQTLKNQLVSKLSEDEITISNGRFFGLNKIQLDGKQFENVEFFFKEVFLKDKQANIWDTKIQDEKTIKEIIQEELDRYAKSISENLESKGIKEKLKQYLNRLTDIKIEPLFEPKNLNIYSKVKFLENGNEISVEKKGDGTKRRISLALLEYKMESEEPCKDSKLYILDEPDTHLHVKAQLELLNILKELGKKGCQIIITTHSPFLINAIKPKQIRLLVQENANETKIKFLKNEPETSDEILRKLGIENIYLYFAKKIIIVEGETEESFLPRIYEKIYDVSLNSDLIKVINTRGIKNIPGFAKALLELVDENSIYVVKDNDASEETLKLIDELKIHPDRQITVGTKEFEDSFSDDVIYESWKNYLVECGKDISKSRWTLENINKLREECSSNPGKKFSSELQSLNSGSGKKFRKIIFGEVLGNYCDKTKIPSEINELLLKLSN encoded by the coding sequence GTGAAGATTAAACAGCTAGAAATTGATGGTTTTAGGTGTTTATGTAACTTAACAATTGCATTTGAGAATGATATTACTCTAATAGTTGGAGAAAATGACAGCGGTAAAAGCTCTATCATCAGCTGTTTAAATCTTTTTACGGAAGATTATTCATTAGAACTTGATGACTTTAATTATGGACGTGAAGAAATAGAAGTAAAACTAGTTACGGAAGACTTTGAATTTATAAAAAAATACAGCAAAGAAAAATTTCCTGACTCTAGTTTTATAATAAAACCAAGTCAAAAGTTCATTCAAGAAACTAAAGAATTTCTAAATTCTTTACCAGGTAGCTTAACTGAAGCTCAAGAATCTAAGATCAAAGATTTAGCTAAAATGTTTGGATTGACTGTACGCGTAAATAGTAGCATCCAAACTTTAAAAAATCAGTTAGTTTCGAAATTATCTGAAGATGAAATAACCATTAGTAATGGGCGTTTTTTTGGATTAAATAAAATTCAACTCGATGGAAAACAATTTGAAAATGTGGAATTTTTTTTTAAGGAAGTTTTTCTCAAAGACAAACAAGCTAATATTTGGGACACAAAAATTCAAGATGAGAAAACAATTAAAGAAATAATTCAAGAAGAATTGGATCGTTATGCCAAATCAATTTCTGAAAACCTTGAATCAAAAGGAATAAAAGAAAAATTGAAACAGTATTTAAATCGACTTACTGATATTAAAATAGAACCCCTGTTTGAACCTAAGAATTTAAATATCTATTCAAAAGTTAAATTTTTAGAAAATGGAAATGAAATTTCCGTTGAAAAAAAGGGGGATGGAACCAAAAGAAGAATTTCTTTAGCATTACTTGAATACAAAATGGAAAGTGAAGAGCCATGCAAAGACTCAAAATTGTATATACTAGATGAGCCAGACACACACTTACATGTAAAAGCACAGTTAGAACTATTAAACATTTTAAAAGAATTAGGTAAAAAAGGCTGTCAAATTATCATAACTACTCACTCACCCTTTTTAATAAATGCTATAAAGCCAAAACAAATACGTCTATTAGTCCAAGAGAACGCAAATGAAACAAAGATCAAATTTCTAAAAAATGAACCGGAAACTTCAGATGAGATCTTAAGAAAACTTGGAATTGAAAATATCTACTTGTATTTTGCCAAGAAAATTATTATTGTAGAAGGTGAAACAGAAGAATCATTTTTGCCAAGGATTTATGAAAAAATATATGATGTTTCATTAAATAGTGATTTAATTAAGGTAATAAATACAAGAGGAATAAAGAATATTCCTGGTTTTGCAAAAGCTTTGTTAGAGTTAGTGGACGAAAATAGTATTTACGTCGTTAAGGACAATGACGCAAGCGAAGAAACTTTAAAATTAATCGATGAGCTAAAAATCCACCCAGATAGGCAGATCACTGTAGGAACAAAAGAATTTGAAGATTCATTTAGTGATGATGTTATATATGAATCTTGGAAAAATTACTTAGTCGAGTGTGGAAAAGATATTAGCAAATCCAGATGGACTTTGGAAAACATAAATAAATTAAGAGAGGAATGTAGCTCTAATCCTGGCAAAAAGTTCAGTTCAGAACTTCAATCTTTAAATAGTGGCAGTGGAAAAAAATTCAGGAAAATAATTTTTGGAGAAGTATTAGGTAATTATTGTGATAAAACAAAAATCCCTAGTGAAATAAACGAATTATTGCTTAAGTTATCTAATTAA
- a CDS encoding nucleotidyltransferase domain-containing protein: protein MIDEFNKCVGNKILGWFLSHPTSSININELSRELEVSPGSVKRFTDLFYREQLVDMEKIGTAHMFTLNNSSYIARELKKTFMVLKLWEGKLEELAPNAISLAVYGSIASGSFDEKSDIDVLVIGTEQDVNYALVPEIETNVGHELQVTVIPYYEWESRKKKDDPFVLSVLTKHILFTGAEL, encoded by the coding sequence ATGATAGACGAATTTAACAAATGTGTTGGTAATAAAATCCTGGGATGGTTTCTTTCCCACCCTACCAGTTCCATAAACATTAATGAGCTTTCCCGTGAGCTTGAGGTTTCACCCGGCAGCGTCAAGAGGTTCACAGATTTGTTTTACAGAGAACAACTTGTGGACATGGAAAAAATCGGTACGGCGCATATGTTTACCCTTAACAATTCCAGCTATATAGCAAGGGAATTGAAAAAAACTTTTATGGTGCTGAAGCTGTGGGAAGGAAAGCTGGAAGAACTGGCTCCAAATGCGATTTCTCTTGCAGTGTACGGGAGCATAGCATCTGGAAGTTTTGATGAAAAAAGTGATATTGATGTTCTGGTAATTGGAACAGAGCAGGACGTTAATTATGCACTCGTTCCAGAAATTGAAACAAATGTCGGGCATGAGCTTCAAGTGACTGTTATCCCTTACTATGAATGGGAGAGTCGAAAGAAAAAAGATGATCCCTTTGTCCTTAGCGTACTCACCAAACACATTCTTTTCACGGGTGCGGAACTATGA
- the fpoK gene encoding F420H2 dehydrogenase subunit FpoK, which translates to MIPLSFYLGLAALLFSIGLYGVMTHKNGIRMIMCIELMLNSANLNLVAFSSYTNTLDGQVFALFSIALAAAEAAVGFAIFMAIYRMHDNINLDELNILRW; encoded by the coding sequence ATGATTCCTTTAAGTTTTTACCTCGGGCTTGCAGCCCTGCTTTTCTCAATCGGGCTCTATGGGGTAATGACACATAAAAACGGCATTAGGATGATAATGTGCATTGAACTCATGCTTAACTCCGCAAACCTGAACCTTGTAGCTTTCTCAAGTTATACAAATACGCTTGACGGTCAGGTCTTTGCTTTGTTCTCAATTGCCCTTGCAGCTGCCGAGGCAGCAGTCGGGTTTGCAATCTTCATGGCAATCTACAGAATGCACGACAATATCAACCTTGATGAGCTCAACATCCTGAGGTGGTAA
- the fpoM gene encoding F(420)H(2) dehydrogenase subunit M: MLPVASLLILVPLIFAAVTFFTKTKKQAAGLGFLGSIATLGLTLYAYLNFDSSTAAMQFFESIKWIPSLGVNYSVGIDGISMPLILLNSIVIPFLILYSWKEDRDAPNRFYGLILTMQAAVIGVFVALDFLVFYIFWELTLIPLFFMVNIWGGEKRVHASYKFFIYTHVASLIMLLGIFGLFYASWQQTGAPSFDIRELVAQFQFFESSLLRDAIFLSIIFGFLAKLPVFPFHSWLPDAYTEAPTAGSVLFILLKIGGYGLFRISLPMLPNTGSPELIINMLGLLGAFSIVYGALVALRQKDLKRMIAYSSLSHMGFVVLGSAGFIALSVSGAMFQQFSHGLIMSILFMSAGAIQTTTGTRIINNLGGLAKRMPKLTVLMMVGFMASLGLPGLSGFIAEFLVFTFSYVNLPGFVLFALLAIVITAGYHLWAMQRAMFGVYNAKVGDISDINSLQVFSMGVIALLVIYFGWNPSPVLNMMITNSEAIVSLGAAVGV; this comes from the coding sequence ATGCTGCCGGTTGCATCACTGTTGATTCTGGTGCCGCTGATTTTCGCAGCCGTGACCTTTTTCACAAAAACGAAAAAACAGGCTGCAGGCTTGGGCTTTTTAGGGTCTATTGCGACTCTTGGTCTTACCCTGTATGCCTACCTGAACTTTGACAGCAGTACTGCTGCCATGCAGTTCTTTGAGTCTATAAAATGGATTCCCTCTCTCGGGGTTAACTATTCAGTAGGAATCGACGGCATTTCCATGCCTCTCATCCTCCTGAATTCAATTGTTATCCCATTCCTGATCCTTTACAGCTGGAAGGAAGACAGGGATGCCCCTAACAGGTTCTATGGTCTGATCCTTACCATGCAGGCTGCAGTTATAGGAGTCTTCGTAGCCCTTGACTTCCTGGTCTTCTATATCTTCTGGGAGCTTACCCTTATTCCCCTCTTCTTTATGGTGAATATCTGGGGAGGAGAAAAGCGGGTACATGCATCGTACAAGTTCTTTATTTACACGCATGTAGCCTCCCTGATAATGCTGCTTGGGATTTTCGGGCTCTTCTACGCCTCCTGGCAGCAGACAGGCGCTCCCAGTTTTGATATAAGAGAACTGGTTGCACAGTTCCAGTTCTTTGAATCCAGCCTGTTGAGAGATGCGATTTTCCTCTCGATTATCTTCGGGTTCCTGGCAAAGCTGCCGGTTTTCCCCTTCCACTCCTGGCTTCCGGATGCTTATACCGAAGCCCCTACGGCAGGTAGTGTACTTTTTATCCTGCTTAAAATCGGAGGGTACGGGCTTTTCAGGATTTCGCTACCCATGCTCCCGAATACAGGCAGCCCTGAACTTATAATTAACATGCTGGGATTGCTCGGAGCTTTCAGCATAGTGTACGGGGCGCTTGTGGCTCTGAGGCAGAAAGACCTCAAACGCATGATCGCTTACTCCAGTCTGAGCCACATGGGATTTGTCGTACTGGGTTCGGCCGGCTTCATTGCACTGTCAGTTTCAGGTGCTATGTTCCAGCAGTTTTCCCACGGACTTATAATGAGCATCCTGTTCATGTCCGCTGGTGCAATCCAGACCACCACAGGCACACGGATCATCAACAACCTTGGCGGGCTTGCAAAGAGAATGCCGAAACTGACCGTGCTTATGATGGTAGGATTTATGGCATCCCTCGGCCTGCCCGGGCTTAGCGGCTTTATTGCCGAGTTCCTGGTGTTTACCTTTAGCTATGTCAACCTGCCTGGTTTTGTCCTGTTTGCCCTGCTGGCAATAGTGATTACTGCAGGTTACCACCTCTGGGCAATGCAGAGGGCGATGTTCGGAGTGTACAATGCAAAAGTCGGAGATATCAGCGATATTAATTCCCTACAGGTCTTTTCGATGGGAGTAATTGCCCTTCTTGTGATCTATTTTGGCTGGAACCCGAGTCCGGTGCTTAATATGATGATTACGAATTCGGAAGCAATAGTTAGCCTTGGGGCTGCCGTGGGGGTGTAA
- the fpoN gene encoding F(420)H(2) dehydrogenase subunit N — protein MLLAPEIAVVATALIILLIGAFMSPRTKNVLGYLATLGVFAALVLTVQSLGTEAVMFYNTVSIDALSQFFKLVFLAVALIVSVASIKYNENSDHTEEFYCLVLFATFGMMGVASANDLILLFCAFELASLATFALAGFEKQDARSLEGAMKYFIIGAISSALMLFGISFVYGATGTTRIPAIAENAAFLAQNPIGLVAIVLLIAGFGFKMALVPFHMWAPDAYQGSPSVVSSLLAAGSKKMGFVAAFRVFILALPALQVDWQLAFTILAAVTMTFGNVVAVSQTSVKRMLAYSSLAQAGYIAMAFVVMTPMALTGGIFYTLAHAFMKGGAFIATAAVVWMVTSQKTGDLITPDHLDNFKGLGKKMPLAALSMTVFVFALAGIPPTAGFMAKLLLFSSTIEAGMAWLAVIAVLNSALSLFYYARLVRYMYFLPPDGKKIGMPFQYAAALLIAVAGVLVMGIWSEPFLQWAMDAAQVLA, from the coding sequence ATGCTACTTGCACCTGAAATCGCAGTCGTTGCAACCGCCCTGATTATACTGCTAATAGGGGCCTTTATGTCCCCCAGAACCAAGAATGTGCTCGGTTACCTGGCAACCCTTGGAGTGTTCGCAGCTCTAGTCCTGACAGTGCAGAGTTTAGGGACCGAAGCTGTGATGTTCTACAATACTGTCAGTATCGATGCCCTTTCCCAGTTCTTTAAGCTGGTATTCCTGGCAGTTGCACTGATCGTCTCGGTTGCTTCAATAAAGTACAACGAAAATAGCGACCATACCGAAGAGTTCTATTGCCTTGTGCTCTTCGCAACCTTCGGGATGATGGGTGTGGCATCCGCAAATGACCTGATCCTGCTCTTCTGTGCCTTTGAGCTGGCAAGCCTTGCCACTTTTGCACTTGCAGGTTTTGAGAAGCAGGATGCAAGGTCGCTCGAAGGCGCCATGAAATATTTTATAATAGGTGCAATCTCTTCAGCGCTTATGCTTTTTGGCATCTCTTTTGTCTACGGGGCAACAGGCACTACCAGAATTCCTGCAATTGCTGAAAACGCCGCTTTTCTGGCTCAGAATCCTATTGGGCTTGTCGCCATCGTGCTGCTTATTGCAGGTTTTGGCTTCAAGATGGCGCTTGTGCCTTTCCACATGTGGGCTCCTGATGCCTACCAGGGCTCGCCTTCAGTTGTTTCCTCACTGCTTGCAGCCGGGTCGAAAAAGATGGGTTTTGTGGCAGCTTTCAGGGTTTTTATTCTGGCTCTTCCAGCCCTTCAGGTTGACTGGCAGCTTGCATTTACAATTCTTGCAGCCGTTACTATGACCTTCGGAAACGTGGTTGCAGTATCGCAGACAAGCGTAAAACGCATGCTTGCCTACTCTTCCCTTGCCCAGGCAGGGTATATCGCAATGGCTTTTGTGGTAATGACCCCAATGGCGCTTACAGGCGGAATCTTCTATACCCTTGCCCATGCCTTTATGAAAGGAGGAGCATTTATTGCAACCGCAGCCGTTGTCTGGATGGTAACCTCACAGAAGACAGGGGATCTAATTACTCCGGATCATCTGGACAATTTCAAAGGTCTTGGGAAAAAAATGCCGCTGGCGGCTCTTTCAATGACGGTTTTCGTCTTTGCCCTTGCAGGTATCCCCCCGACTGCAGGTTTCATGGCAAAGCTGTTGCTCTTCTCTTCGACTATTGAAGCAGGAATGGCATGGCTTGCAGTAATCGCAGTCCTGAATAGTGCCCTTTCGCTGTTCTATTATGCAAGGCTTGTAAGATACATGTATTTCCTGCCCCCCGACGGCAAAAAGATAGGAATGCCTTTCCAATATGCGGCAGCTCTCCTGATTGCAGTAGCCGGCGTGCTGGTAATGGGAATCTGGTCCGAACCCTTCCTGCAGTGGGCAATGGATGCAGCACAGGTATTAGCCTAA
- a CDS encoding F420H2 dehydrogenase subunit FpoO: MTDCDLCGRALPTVIPVKTFPPLLKFAYPEGVWKGLCAICLDSAQKTYISIDKEELSCRRSKCALCGRKGRVYPVELQVPDFSKGIVKKEANVCTICLKGINEAYIKFKREQIEQAHEEGRIHGHEHVHEH; the protein is encoded by the coding sequence ATGACAGATTGTGATCTTTGCGGACGTGCACTCCCGACCGTTATCCCGGTCAAAACCTTCCCTCCCCTCCTCAAATTCGCCTATCCAGAGGGTGTGTGGAAAGGACTCTGTGCAATCTGCCTCGATTCCGCCCAGAAAACCTACATAAGCATTGATAAAGAAGAACTTTCCTGCAGGAGAAGCAAATGTGCTCTGTGCGGAAGAAAAGGCAGGGTTTACCCTGTAGAACTTCAGGTCCCCGATTTCTCAAAAGGAATCGTGAAAAAAGAAGCAAATGTCTGTACAATTTGCCTTAAAGGAATCAATGAGGCTTATATCAAGTTTAAAAGAGAACAGATCGAGCAGGCTCACGAAGAGGGCAGAATACACGGGCACGAGCATGTGCATGAGCATTAA
- a CDS encoding DUF488 domain-containing protein, with translation MHVERIDKLIKFYNFFPYNYGPFSIVCYNDISKLQKESYIIEKDKQLELTENGKAFLKGIDKKVALKINRVVGKFNSDKEIKAYVYRKFPAYTIRSKLLPPQEERKQEPCLFTIGYEGRDIDLFLNILIQNSIDILIDVRKNPFSMKFSFTKNRLKNYLENSEIQYIHIPELGIEGEKRKALATYKDYEKLFENYEKTTIKKNPELLDKIVELSRNHRAALMCFEADVNRCHRGVIARNIVQKENVEVLNI, from the coding sequence GTGCACGTAGAACGAATTGATAAGTTAATTAAATTCTACAATTTTTTCCCTTATAACTATGGACCTTTCTCTATCGTTTGTTATAACGATATTTCCAAGCTGCAAAAAGAAAGCTATATCATAGAGAAGGATAAGCAACTTGAACTAACCGAAAATGGTAAGGCATTTCTAAAGGGAATTGACAAGAAGGTAGCTCTAAAAATAAACAGAGTTGTCGGGAAGTTTAATTCTGACAAAGAAATTAAGGCATATGTCTATCGAAAATTCCCTGCTTATACGATAAGAAGTAAGCTTCTACCCCCTCAAGAGGAGAGAAAACAGGAACCATGTCTTTTCACCATAGGATATGAAGGAAGAGACATTGACCTTTTCCTTAATATCTTAATTCAGAATTCCATAGATATTCTTATTGACGTTAGGAAGAATCCCTTCAGTATGAAGTTTAGTTTTACAAAAAATAGACTTAAAAATTATCTTGAGAACTCAGAGATTCAATATATTCACATTCCTGAGCTTGGAATAGAAGGAGAAAAAAGAAAAGCCCTTGCCACATACAAAGATTACGAAAAGCTCTTTGAAAATTACGAGAAAACCACAATAAAAAAAAACCCTGAACTTTTAGATAAAATTGTGGAGTTAAGCCGAAACCATCGTGCTGCACTAATGTGTTTTGAGGCGGACGTAAATAGGTGTCATCGTGGAGTTATTGCACGAAATATAGTCCAAAAAGAAAATGTGGAAGTTTTAAATATCTGA
- a CDS encoding HEPN domain-containing protein, producing the protein MNWKECQAEKLIKHDSRAWERIPVSISAAERFLRSAQKNLEIDEYEMVQLAAYNSAFHSARALLFSKGYTERSHSCLSIALKHLYKDDPLLLKLVNVFDKMRISRHNVQYAELLLLSKKPYFL; encoded by the coding sequence ATGAACTGGAAGGAGTGCCAAGCCGAAAAACTGATTAAGCATGATTCCCGAGCTTGGGAAAGAATACCTGTATCAATATCAGCGGCAGAACGTTTTCTGCGCTCCGCACAAAAGAATCTGGAAATTGACGAGTATGAAATGGTGCAACTAGCTGCATATAATAGTGCATTTCATAGTGCTAGAGCTTTACTTTTCTCAAAAGGCTATACAGAACGCAGCCACTCCTGTCTCAGTATCGCACTTAAACATCTGTATAAAGATGATCCTCTCCTACTAAAACTCGTAAACGTCTTCGATAAGATGCGCATCTCTCGTCACAACGTCCAGTACGCGGAACTTTTGTTACTTTCGAAGAAGCCGTATTTTCTATAA
- a CDS encoding NADH-quinone oxidoreductase subunit J, protein MIWLEAMGLETIELETIGAALQMAVFGLLAVITVFFAIFVVIAKDVVRAGLALILCMFGIAALYILLNAQFLGVIQVLIYIGAIGVLILFAVMLTKREIGGEPGAD, encoded by the coding sequence ATGATCTGGCTCGAAGCAATGGGACTTGAGACTATAGAACTCGAAACAATTGGAGCAGCTCTGCAAATGGCTGTTTTCGGGCTTCTTGCAGTTATCACAGTATTCTTTGCAATCTTCGTAGTAATTGCAAAAGATGTTGTCCGGGCTGGACTTGCTCTTATTTTGTGTATGTTCGGAATAGCTGCTCTCTATATCCTCTTAAACGCCCAGTTTCTCGGAGTTATCCAGGTACTGATTTATATAGGGGCTATCGGAGTACTGATCCTCTTTGCAGTTATGCTTACAAAACGTGAGATAGGGGGCGAACCAGGTGCGGACTAA
- the fpoJ gene encoding F420H2 dehydrogenase subunit FpoJ, whose amino-acid sequence MRTNQLLAFLVALLFTAVVIVGAFGTSWNTVSELPANPEDQSNIEGIGVLTFTQYVAPFEVLSIVLLASLIGAIYMAKGEGN is encoded by the coding sequence GTGCGGACTAATCAGCTTCTAGCCTTTCTTGTAGCCCTGCTCTTTACAGCTGTCGTGATAGTCGGAGCCTTTGGAACCTCCTGGAATACAGTTTCCGAACTGCCGGCAAATCCTGAAGACCAGAGTAATATAGAAGGTATAGGGGTGCTGACCTTTACTCAGTATGTAGCGCCTTTTGAGGTTCTTTCAATTGTCCTGCTCGCATCCCTTATAGGAGCGATCTACATGGCAAAAGGGGAGGGAAACTGA